A part of Numenius arquata chromosome 2, bNumArq3.hap1.1, whole genome shotgun sequence genomic DNA contains:
- the LOC141479563 gene encoding cullin-9-like: MVNKRHNGNLLVHLGPKLQAYPEELLRQRRGHDGQPEYLIQWSVVSLEEKAVGGSSASSAETKPENISMWMSAEEVCASCPALLGKRKLEGQWVKEEKAASPFAADVPLDEASLLEMKADVRSLVQRAGRQMAETGAPESSILNTIHVLSAYASIGSLAGAFKETGALDLLMKMLCHKEKQIRRSAGKMLRALASHDAGSWAYVLLSLSQQDGIEQHMDFDSRYTLLELFAETTSFEEHCMSFEGIHLPQIPGKLLFVLVKRYLCVTSLMDKLCGGVEPGGEQQDCAVPSLLAEERSRVKQEFEFSMAMANLILELVHVMGWDHSHKPELPPRQELRPRTTYSIFQHKVTSCTTAEAAPTPPPKEPSTFKTRSAFPSRSSYVEYVQANLVPGVRVRMLEDYEQVSAGDEGDFRQSNDGTPPVQVYWQALGCTYWVHWHMVEIIGPSGQEEHEGQEKASTLTYNHKLAAVAQPFFCKPFGGLYSLPYLGEQPTKAAEALSRAEWWELLFFVKKLEAQEQKEITCLIQQDQGGQLSEMDEEALIQLSVPVEVAQKVLHVLEKRCQGSVQRDLRGSHVYAKYFLGGGAEQDGGGSTAVSSEGAGCRSTGPEATTAKAAKEDLPAATVPPQTPAAASKSDSQLFSELLEREGLFFPEMTEEQIKALGSCEGVSERGSLAKIAAVADVIRSSSSEVGLRLAGLKHIVKILEEDPELEHLVGKAQGRLGTRSVGEKLVNVAVELLSTEVAEKALVVVTLRLLAVFMAKHDWRLLFATEGGVRAVLACMQQHASSALVQQAGLAALKVLVGAVSGEAGGASGKLLPLNHADAQMMREIFASIGSASSEGSASLLSAIPAALSTMQRVPGGSSGVENGLLVVNMLMDSHRGLAEQLASCDLLTVLQSCLSDGQGAGCPHTMLALSAINRLTEHRLPLGPEMAGTEAPLDLRDVRKLLDGLGDGTLSKDMVVALERQLCSEGPVPSGEVAQLLQDQRCFRLLLRSFELLGAEKDMSLSILRILHKFLDGYQEDVLPWHECVEPCLSSLSAHSSDREQVVQEVVGFLHRLATASKDCAVVMCRLGTRESLSKALDKHSTSPSLVPALLDLVTDCEKYANLYKKLTTSILAGCIQLVLGQIEEHRRSHQPISIPFFDVFLRNLCRGSSVEVKEDKCWEKVQVSSNPHRASKLTDRNPKTYWESNGSTGSHFITVHMQCGVVIREMSMLVASEDSSYMPARVVVLGGDSPATIRTELNAVTVLPSDSRVILLENMTRFWPVIQIRVKRCQQGGIDTRVRGIEVLGPKPTFWPIFKEHLCRRTFLSCTARAHAWCQEICRDRVRLLQLFGRLNRALRHEQGFADRFLPDDEAARALGRTCWEALVNPLVQSITSPDPHGVSPLSWLLSEYLESQEPPSRPMSRSAVFGSHVRRLTQLLVHVDPSVPEPEEARAAGGKEGKNKEVPARAAKAVVEKSSGLWGISQCWRGVVQQQVQRFLEAAGQAPDLVERYCGLYQRLRGATEELFGQQAAFVLALGQGFAGALLQLSFLATLHVSEQFARYLDGQIQELHGAGGSAGPLQRLQQILEPFVVFSGLELAHTFEHFYRHYLGDRLLAQGPSWLEGAIVEQIGLCFPSRFPQEMLSNLAASEELQQQFYLFRLQEQDKRLLELDTGLEEALGMASEADVPEVKVLALSPRCWPVSPFCYMDEPGRFFSAALSSPLDEFADFCRRSQSQLGWECTKPRRLQWTWLGHAELQFGDCVLQVSTLQMYILLCFNSAEEVAVEALLQATGLPADLVHHALTPLTHGEGILVWRCPPGGVLRLNQAALAHASGRPLRLLPRQRYLRAERAEVSALERKRNVLCCLITRILKVEKQLHIDNLVFRVIDACQKGQLGPGLQFPSFCCHSVDVLSCVLHLLNQGYLRRQEERPHVLEHISAEPTTPPNSQVQPQVAFQTVEIKTAANPASTERRQTFSTFR, translated from the exons ATGGTGAACAAGAGGCATAATGGCAACCTGCTCGTGCACCTGGGACCCAAACTGCAGGCCTACCCAGAGGAGCTGCTCCGGCAGCGGCGAGGCCACGACGGCCAGCCTGAGTACCTTATCCAGTGGAGCGTCGTCAGCTTGGAAGAGAAAGCAGTGGGAGGCAGCAGTGCCTCCTCTGCAGAGACCAAGCCGGAGAACATCTCGATGTGGATGTCGGCAGAAGAGGTCTGTGCCAGCTGCCCGGCGCTGCTGGGTAAGAGGAAGCTGGAAGGGCAGTGGgtgaaggaggagaaggcagccagcCCGTTCGCTGCGGATGTGCCGCTGGATGAGGCCTCGCTGCTGGAGATGAAGGCTGATGTCAGGAGCCTGGTGCAGCGAGCTGGCCGGCAGATGGCCGAGACCGGGGCCCCCGAGTCCTCCATCCTCAACACCATCCATGTGCTGAGTGCGTACGCCAGCATTGGCTCGCTGGCGGGTGCCTTCAAGGAGACGGGAGCCCTCGACTTGCTGATGAAGATGCTGTGCCACAAGGAGAAGCAAATCCGCCGCAGCGCTGGCAAGATGCTGAGGGCCCTGGCTTCGCATGATGCAG GGAGCTGGGCCTATGTCCTGCTGTCCCTGAGCCAGCAGGATGGCATTGAGCAGCACATGGACTTCGACAGTCGCTACACCTTGCTGGAGCTGTTTGCTGAGACAACATCCTTTGAAGAGCACTGCATGTCCTTTGAGGGGATTCACCTTCCCCAG ATCCCCGGGAAGCTCCTGTTTGTCCTGGTGAAGCGCTACCTGTGTGTCACTTCTCTCATGGACAAACTGTGCGGTGGCGTGGAGCCgggaggggagcagcaggactGCGCTGTGCCCAGCCTGCTCgctgaggagaggagccgtgTGAAGCAGGAGTTTGAGTTCAGCATGGCTATGGCAAACCTCATCTTGGAGCTGGTGCACGTGATGGGCTGGGACCACAGCCACAAGCCAGAGCTGCCGCCCCGACAGGAGCTGCGGCCTCGCACCACCTACTCCATCTTCCAGCACAAGGTCACATCCTGCACCACGGCTGAAGCAGCCCCCACTCCCCCACCAAAAGAGCCCAGCACCTTCAAGACGCGCTCAGCCTTTCCCAGCCGCAGCAGCTACGTGGAGTACGTGCAGGCGAACCTGGTGCCGGGCGTGCGGGTGCGCATGCTGGAGGACTACGAGCAGGTCAGCGCGGGTGACGAGGGTGACTTCCGCCAGAGCAACGACGGCACGCCGCCTGTGCAG GTGTACTGGCAAGCCCTGGGCTGTACGTACTGGGTCCACTGGCACATGGTGGAGATCATCGGCCCTTCAGGGCAAGAGGAGCATGAGGGCCAGGAGAAGGCATCCACCCTGACATACAACCACAAACTGGCAGCAG TTGCGCAGCCGTTTTTCTGCAAGCCCTTTGGGGGTCTGTACTCCCTGCCTTACCTGGGGGAGCAGCCGACCAAGGCTGCAGAGGCCCTGAGCCGCGCCGAGTGGTGGGAGCTGCTCTTCTTTGTGAAGAAGCTGGAAGCGCAGGAGCAGAAAGAGATCACCTGCCTCAtccagcaggaccagggagggCAG CTGTCGGAGATGGATGAAGAAGCCCTGATCCAGCTGTCGGTCCCTGTGGAGGTGGCCCAGAAGGTGCTGCACGTCTTGGAGAAGCGCTGCCAGGGCAGTGTTCAACGTGACCTGCGCGGCTCCCACGTCTATGCCAAATACTTCCTCGGCGGGGGCGCTGAGCAGGATGGTGGGGGGAGCACCGCAGTGTCCTCGGAGGGTGCCGGCTGCAGGAGCACTGGCCCTGAAGCCACAACAGCCAAGGCAGCGAAGGAAGACCTTCCTGCAGCCACAgtgcctccccaaacccccgCTGCGGCGTCCAAGTCGGATTCCCAGCTGTTCAGCGAGCTCCTTGAGAGGGAAGGGCTGTTCTTCCCGGAGATGACGGAGGAGCAGATCAAAG CGTTGGGCAGCTGCGAGGGGGTGAGCGAGAGGGGCTCGCTGGCCAAGATTGCAGCCGTGGCGGACGTGATCcggagcagcagctctgaggtTGGGCTGCGTTTAGCCGGGCTGAAGCACATTGTGAAGATCCTGGAGGAGGATCCTGAGCTCGAGCATCTTGTTGGCAAagcccagggcaggctggggaccAGGAGTGTTGG ggagaagctggtgaatgTGGCAGTGGAGCTGCTGAGCACTGAGGTGGCAGAGAAGGCCCTGGTGGTGGTGACGCTGCGGCTGCTGGCCGTGTTCATGGCGAAGCACGATTGGCGCCTGCTGTTTGCCACGGAGGGCGGTGTGCGGGCCGTGCTGGCCTGCATGCAGCAGCACGCCTCCTCCGCCCTGGTGCAGCAGGCTGGCCTGGCA GccctgaaggtgctggtgggagCCGTGTCCGGCGAGGCAGGAGGTGCCAGTGGGAAGCTCTTGCCCTTGAACCATGCGGACGCGCAGATGATGCGAGAGATCTTTGCCAGCATCGGCTCTGCCTCCAGCGAGGGCTCAGCGAGCCTGCTGAGTGCCATCCCTGCTGCCCTGAGCACCATGCAGAGGGTCCCAGG GGGCTCCTCAGGCGTGGAGAACGGCTTGCTTGTGGTGAACATGCTGATGGACAGCCACCGGGGCCTGGCAGAGCAGCTGGCGAGCTGTGATCTCCTCAcggtgctgcagagctgcttgtcAGACGGGCAGGGCGCCGGCTGCCCTCACACGATGCTGGCCCTCAGCGCGATCAACCGCCTCACAGAGCACCGGCTGCCCCTGGGCCCGGAGATGGCAG GCACAGAGGCCCCACTGGACCTGAGGGACGTGCGGAAGCTTCTGGACGGCCTGGGGGACGGCACCTTGTCAAAGGACATGGTGGTGGCCCTGGAGCGGCAGCTCTGCAGTGAAGGCCCCGTCCCCTCTGGCGAGGTGGCCCAGCTGTTGCAGGACCAGCGGTGCTTCAGGCTGCTGCTGcgcagctttgagctgctggggGCAGAGAAGGATATGAGCCTGAGCATCCTCAG GATCCTGCACAAATTCCTGGACGGTTACCAGGAGGATGTGCTGCCCTGGCACGAGTGTGTGGAGCCCTGTTTGTCCTCCCTGAGTGCCCACAGCAGCGACCGGGAG CAGGTGGTGCAGGAGGTCGTTGGCTTCCTGCACCGCCTGGCCACCGCCAGCAAGGACTGCGCGGTGGTGATGTGCCGCCTGGGCACCCGCGAGTCTCTGTCCAAAGCCCTGGACAAGCACAGCACGTCCCCGTCGCTGGTGCCAGCCTTGCTCGACCTGGTGACCGACTGTGAGAAGTACGCCAACCTCTACAAGAAGCTGACGACCAGCATCTTGGctggctgcatccag CTGGTCCTGGGGCAGATTGAGGAGCACCGCCGGAGCCACCAGCCCATCAGCATCCCCTTCTTTGACGTCTTTCTGCGCAACCTGTGCCGAG GCTCCAGCGTGGAGGTGAAGGAGGACAAGTGCTGGGAGAAGGTGcaggtctcctccaacccccaCCGTGCCAGCAAGCTGACGGACAGGAACCCCAAGACCTACTGGGAGTCGAACGGCAGCACCGGCTCCCACTTCATCACTGTGCACATGCAGTGTGGTGTGGTGATCAG GGAGATGAGCATGCTGGTGGCCAGCGAGGACTCCAGCTACATGCCGGCCCGTGTCGTGGTGCTGGGGGGAGACAGCCCTGCCACCATCAGAACTGAGCTCAACGCG GTGACCGTCCTGCCCTCAGACAGCAGAGTGATCCTGCTGGAGAACATGACCCGCTTCTGGCCCGTCATCCAGATCCGGGTGAAGCGGTGCCAGCAG GGCGGCATTGACACACGTGTGCGTGGCATCGAAGTGCTGGGTCCCAAGCCCACTTTCTGGCCCATCTTCAAGGAGCACCTGTGCCGGCGGACATTCCTCTCCTGCACTGCTCGGGCTCATGCCTGGTGCCAGGAGATCTGCCGGGACCGGGTGCGACTGCTGCAGCTCTTTGGCAG GCTGAACCGGGCGCTGCGGCACGAGCAGGGCTTCGCCGACCGCTTCCTCCCTGACGATGAGGCAGCCCGGGCCTTGGGCAGGACGTGCTGGGAGGCCCTGGTGAACCCCTTGGTGCAGAGCATCACCAGCCCAG ACCCCCATGGCGTCAGCCCCCTGTCCTGGCTGCTGAGTGAGTACCTGGAGAGCCAGGAGCCGCCGAGCCGCCCCATGAGCCGCAGTGCTGTCTTCGGTTCCCATGTGCGGCGCCTGACCCAGCTCCTGGTGCACGTGGACCCCAGTGTCCCAGAGCCAGAGGAGGCAAGAGCAGCTG gcgggaaggaggggaagaacaaGGAGGTGCCGGCCAGAGCTGCGAAGGCGGTGGTGGAGAAGTCGAGCGGCCTGTGGGGCATCTCGCAGTGCTGGCGCGGCGTGGTGCAGCAGCAG GTGCAGCGGTTCCTGGAGGCGGCAGGGCAGGCGCCGGACCTTGTGGAGCGATACTGCGGGCTGTACCAGCGCCTGCGCGGCGCCACGGAGGAGCTCTTTGGGCAGCAGGCCGCCTTTGTGCTGGCCCTGGGCCAGGGCTTCGCGGGGGCTTTGCTGCAGCTCTCCTTCCTTGCCACCCTGCAC GTGAGCGAGCAGTTTGCCCGCTACCTCGACGGGCAGATCCAGGAGCTCCACGGGGCTGGGGGCAGTGCAGGGCCGCTGCAGCGGCTGCAGCAGATCCTGGAGCCCTTCGTCGTCTTCAGTGGCCTGGAGCTGGCTCACACCTTCGAGCACTTCTACCG gCACTACCTGGGGGACCGGCTCCTGGCACAAGGGCCGTCTTGGCTGGAAGGAGCCATCGTGGAGCAGATCGGGCTGTGCTTCCCCAGCCGCTTCCCCCAAGAGATGCTGAGCAACTTGGCTGCGTCGGAGGAGCTCCAGCAGCAGTTTTACCTCTTccggctgcaggagcaggacaaGCGGCTTCTGGAGCTGGACACGGGCCTGGAGGAG GCTCTGGGGATGGCCTCGGAGGCGGATGTGCCGGAGGTGAAGGTGCTGGCCCTGTCCCCGCGCTGCTGGCCCGTTTCCCCGTTCTGCTACATGGACGAACCTGGGAGGTTTTTCTCCGCGGCCCTGAGCTCCCCCCTGGATGAGTTTGCCGACTTCTGCAGGCGGA GCCAgagccagctgggctgggagTGCACGAAGCCCCGGCGGTTGCAGTGGACGTGGCTGGGCCATGCCGAGCTGCAGTTTGGAGACTGCGTCCTCCAGGTGTCCACGCTGCAGATGTACATCCTGCTGTGCTTCAACAGCGCCGAG gaggtggctgtggaggccctgCTGCAGGCTACGGGGCTCCCTGCTGACCTGGTGCACCACGCACTGACACCGCTGACCCACGGCGAGGGCATCCTGGTGTGGAGATGCCCGCCGGGAG GTGTGCTGCGGCTGAACCAGGCAGCCCTGGCCCATGCCTCTGGCCGTCCCCTGAGGCTGCTGCCCCGGCAGAGGTACCTGCGGGCAGAGAGGGCTGAAGTCAGCGCCCTGGAAAGGAAGAGGAACGTCCTCTGCTGCCTCATCACCCGCATCCTCAAGGTGGAGAAGCAGCTTCACATCGACAACCTGGTGTTTAGG GTGATTGATGCCTGTCAGAAGGGCCAGTTGGGACCAGGGCTGCAGTTCCCGAGCTTCTGCTGCCACAGCGTGGACGTGCTGTCTTGTGTCCTGCACCTGCTGAACCAGGGCTATCTCCGGCGCCAGGAGGAGAGGCCTCATGTGTTGGAACACATCTCTGCCGAACCCACAACACCCCCTAACTCTCAGGTCCAGCCCCAGGTTGCCTTCCAGACTGTAGAGATCAAGACAGCAGCAAACCCAGCCTCTACTGAAAGGAGACAGACTTTTTCCACCTTCAGATAG
- the MRPL2 gene encoding large ribosomal subunit protein uL2m isoform X1, translating to MAAGLCRAFGALLLSSAPRRALPPGPPGGWLAAACRGLGGSAPRCTTDPMWKCRVKYTVRPVGMKKTGGRDHTGRIRVRGIGGGHKRRYRMIDFQRLRYEEGAPPEPFTEKVINVRYDPCRSADIALVAGGNRKRWIIATENMQPGDIIKNSAHIGRMAVSANEGDAYPLGALPVGTLICNLESHPGKGAQYIRAAGTCGVLLRKVNGTAIVQLPSKRHMQLFSVPQVLETCVATVGRVSNVDHNKRVIGKAGRNRWLGKRPHTGLWHRKGGWAGRKIRPLPPMKSYVNLPRVTAQE from the exons ATGGCGGCGGGGCTGTGCCGGGCCTTCGGGGCCCTCCTGCTATCCTCCGCGCCTCGCCGCGCCCTGCCGCCTGGTCCCCCGGGGGGATGGCTGGCGGCTGCCTGCCGCGGGCTGGGCGGCTCTGCGCCGCGCTGCACCACCGACCCCATGTGGAAGTGCCGGGTCAAGTACACTGTGCGGCCCGTGGGCATGAAGAAGACAGGAGGCCGCGACCACACAG gcCGCATCCGCGTGCGGGGGATCGGAGGGGGACACAAGCGGCGGTACCGGATGATCGACTTCCAGCGGCTGCGCTACGAGGAGGGAGCCCCGCCGGAGCCCTTCACCGAGAAGGTCATCAACGTCCGATACGACCCTTGCAG GTCGGCTGACATCGCCTTGGTGGCCGGTGGCAACCGGAAGCGCTGGATCATCGCCACGGAGAACATGCAGCCGGGGGACATCATCAAAAACTCCGCTCACATTGGCAGGATGGCAG TGTCAGCCAATGAAGGGGACGCCTACCCGCTGGGGGCTCTGCCGGTGGGCACGCTGATCTGCAACCTGGAGAGCCACCCTGGGAAGGGAGCGCAGTACATCCGGGCAGCTG GGACTTGTGGAGTGCTGCTGAGGAAGGTGAATGGGACAGCCATTGTGCAGCTGCCCTCCAAGAGGCATATGCAG CTCTTCTCTGTCCCCCAGGTGCTGGAGACCTGCGTGGCCACAGTGGGCCGCGTGTCCAACGTCGACCACAACAAGCGGGTGATCGGGAAGGCGGGTCGGAACCGCTGGCTGGGCAAGCGGCCGCACACGGGCTTGTGGCACCGCAAGGGCGGCTGGGCTGGGCGCAAGATCAGGCCCCTGCCGCCCATGAAGAGCTACGTCAACCTGCCGCGGGTCACAGCGCAGGAGTGA
- the MRPL2 gene encoding large ribosomal subunit protein uL2m isoform X2, with protein sequence MAAGLCRAFGALLLSSAPRRALPPGPPGGWLAAACRGLGGSAPRCTTDPMWKCRVKYTVRPVGMKKTGGRDHTGRIRVRGIGGGHKRRYRMIDFQRLRYEEGAPPEPFTEKVINVRYDPCRSADIALVAGGNRKRWIIATENMQPGDIIKNSAHIGRMAVSANEGDAYPLGALPVGTLICNLESHPGKGAQYIRAAGTCGVLLRKVNGTAIVQLPSKRHMQVLETCVATVGRVSNVDHNKRVIGKAGRNRWLGKRPHTGLWHRKGGWAGRKIRPLPPMKSYVNLPRVTAQE encoded by the exons ATGGCGGCGGGGCTGTGCCGGGCCTTCGGGGCCCTCCTGCTATCCTCCGCGCCTCGCCGCGCCCTGCCGCCTGGTCCCCCGGGGGGATGGCTGGCGGCTGCCTGCCGCGGGCTGGGCGGCTCTGCGCCGCGCTGCACCACCGACCCCATGTGGAAGTGCCGGGTCAAGTACACTGTGCGGCCCGTGGGCATGAAGAAGACAGGAGGCCGCGACCACACAG gcCGCATCCGCGTGCGGGGGATCGGAGGGGGACACAAGCGGCGGTACCGGATGATCGACTTCCAGCGGCTGCGCTACGAGGAGGGAGCCCCGCCGGAGCCCTTCACCGAGAAGGTCATCAACGTCCGATACGACCCTTGCAG GTCGGCTGACATCGCCTTGGTGGCCGGTGGCAACCGGAAGCGCTGGATCATCGCCACGGAGAACATGCAGCCGGGGGACATCATCAAAAACTCCGCTCACATTGGCAGGATGGCAG TGTCAGCCAATGAAGGGGACGCCTACCCGCTGGGGGCTCTGCCGGTGGGCACGCTGATCTGCAACCTGGAGAGCCACCCTGGGAAGGGAGCGCAGTACATCCGGGCAGCTG GGACTTGTGGAGTGCTGCTGAGGAAGGTGAATGGGACAGCCATTGTGCAGCTGCCCTCCAAGAGGCATATGCAG GTGCTGGAGACCTGCGTGGCCACAGTGGGCCGCGTGTCCAACGTCGACCACAACAAGCGGGTGATCGGGAAGGCGGGTCGGAACCGCTGGCTGGGCAAGCGGCCGCACACGGGCTTGTGGCACCGCAAGGGCGGCTGGGCTGGGCGCAAGATCAGGCCCCTGCCGCCCATGAAGAGCTACGTCAACCTGCCGCGGGTCACAGCGCAGGAGTGA